Proteins encoded in a region of the Vitis riparia cultivar Riparia Gloire de Montpellier isolate 1030 chromosome 7, EGFV_Vit.rip_1.0, whole genome shotgun sequence genome:
- the LOC117917556 gene encoding putidaredoxin produces MAMVGTKRLLSSQIHRISSLPLLSRATISKSSSSLSSSSSSSKKVADRIVKFSAIDHEGKKREVLGLSGQTLLRALCNSGLIDPESHRLDDIEACGAECEINIAQEWLERLPPRTHDEQFILKRSSRSRVLNKHSRLGCQVLLTQDMDGMVVAVPEPRPWDTA; encoded by the coding sequence ATGGCGATGGTCGGCACGAAGAGGCTGTTATCATCCCAAATCCACCGCATTTCCTCCCTCCCCCTTCTCTCGAGAGCCACAATCTCCAAATCATCTTCGTCTTtgtcttcatcttcatcatcctCCAAGAAAGTCGCCGATCGAATCGTGAAGTTCTCAGCCATCGATCACGAAGGGAAGAAGCGCGAGGTCTTGGGCCTCTCGGGCCAGACTCTGCTCAGAGCCCTTTGCAACAGCGGCCTCATCGACCCTGAATCGCACCGCCTGGATGATATCGAGGCCTGCGGCGCCGAGTGCGAGATCAACATCGCCCAGGAGTGGCTCGAGAGGCTGCCTCCGCGGACGCACGACGAGCAGTTTATTCTGAAGAGAAGTTCTAGGTCTAGGGTTTTGAACAAGCACTCCAGGTTGGGGTGTCAGGTGTTGCTCACCCAGGACATGGATGGAATGGTTGTTGCTGTGCCGGAGCCCAGGCCCTGGGATACTGCGTAA
- the LOC117918365 gene encoding calmodulin-like protein 3, translating to MDPAELCRVFQMFDRNGDGRITKKELSDSLRNLGIYIPDKDLVQMIEKIDVNRDGYVDMEEFGALYQTIMDERDEEEDMREAFNVFDQNGDGFITVEELRSVLSSLGLKQGRTIEDCKKMIQKVDVDGDGRVNYKEFKQMMKGGGFAALSSSGS from the coding sequence ATGGATCCGGCAGAGCTGTGCCGGGTTTTCCAGATGTTCGACCGCAACGGAGACGGGCGAATAACGAAGAAGGAGCTCAGCGACTCCTTACGGAACCTGGGCATCTACATCCCGGACAAAGACCTTGTCCAGATGATAGAGAAGATCGACGTGAACCGGGACGGGTACGTGGACATGGAGGAGTTCGGGGCGCTGTACCAGACGATAATGGACGAGAGGGACGAGGAGGAGGACATGAGAGAAGCCTTCAACGTGTTTGATCAGAATGGGGATGGGTTCATCACGGTGGAGGAGCTGAGATCGGTGTTGTCGTCGTTGGGGTTGAAGCAAGGGAGGACGATAGAGGACTGCAAGAAGATGATACAGAAGGTGGATGTTGATGGAGATGGAAGAGTGAACTACAAGGAGTTCAAGCAGATGATGAAGGGTGGTGGCTTTGCTGCCTTGAGTAGTTCAGGTTCATAG
- the LOC117917725 gene encoding linoleate 9S-lipoxygenase 6-like translates to MAHQTLQQCFNVVPGKITCLQTRKEIITGEVFIAQSHGQSSCWISASVQLYSSTRLDPNTGKGKLSEKAYLKHGKSSEHNGTKITKYKVKFRVEPDFGIPGAFLIKNEHKHKFFLQSATLEVPANQRIQFNCKSWIYPFTKTKTNRLFFSNTVYLPNETPETLDELRKEELESLRGHGTGERKEWDRVYEYDYYNDLGNPDKGQEHVRPILGGSDSYPYPRRGRTGRPRCNKDPLTESRPTKFNLDIYVPPDERFSPKKLSELIENSVQAIVHFPLPEAQSIDEQESNSFESLEEIKDIFSRHKRQGVEGWIAEKLKSLVSDDLFKEIKEASKKDPMKFPLPKIIEENELAWKDDEEFARQMLSGVNPTVIKGLEVFPPQSRNGVWSSIKASHIQHNLDGLTITEAMNQWRILILDHHDYLLPFLNRINTKGICVYASRTLLFLRDDHTLKLLAIELSLPGSSADMEINRVFLPTTQGTEAALWLLAKAHVAVNDSAYHQLISHWLNTHAVVEPFIIATRRQLSVMHPVHRLLDPHFKDTMHINALSRSIIINSGGILEKILFTQEISMELSSAIYRDWRFDEQGLPADLIKRGLALKDPDNPTGVYPLLEDYPYGADGLEIWTAIKTWVTDFCSLFYTDDDSVRSDVEIQAWWSEIKNVGHGDKCNETWWYPLTTLMDLIEALTTLIWIASALHASVNFGQYAYAGYPPNRPTLCRQFIPNEGTHEFAAFLKDPDGYYLKMLPARFEMTIGVALIEVLSQHTSDEVYIGQKPSPEWTDNEEVRQRFEKFRENLQKVERKILVRNRDPKLKNRKGPAKIPYKLLYPDTSNIGIGRGITGKGIPNSISI, encoded by the exons ATGGCACACCAGACCCTGCAACAGTGTTTTAATGTTGTCCCAGGCAAAATCACTTGCCTGCAAACAAGAAAAGAGATTATTACAGGGGAAGTTTTCATTGCTCAGAGCCATGGGCAATCAAGTTGTTGGATATCAGCATCAGTTCAGCTCTACAGCAGCACCAGGCTGGACCCAA ATACTGGAAAAGGGAAGCTAAGCGAGAAAGCATACCTCAAGCATGGAAAGAGTAGTGAACACAACGGTACCAAAATCACTAAATATAAAGTCAAGTTCAGAGTGGAGCCAGACTTTGGAATTCCAGGTGCTTTTCTGATTAAAAATGAGCATAAACACAAGTTCTTCCTTCAATCTGCAACACTTGAAGTTCCTGCAAATCAAAGGATTCAGTTTAACTGCAAATCTTGGATATATCCATTTACAAAGACAAAAACCAATCGACTTTTCTTCTCAAACACT GTTTATCTGCCAAACGAAACGCCAGAAACTTTGGATGAACTGAGAAAAGAAGAGCTTGAAAGCTTGAGAGGACATGGAACTGGGGAGCGGAAGGAGTGGGATCGAGTGTATGAATACGACTACTACAATGACCTTGGCAATCCTGATAAAGGTCAAGAACATGTGAGACCCATTTTGGGTGGGTCAGATTCATACCCATATCCTCGCAGGGGAAGAACTGGCCGACCTCGTTGCAACAAAG ATCCTCTAACTGAGAGTCGGCCAACAAAATTCAACCTGGATATATATGTTCCTCCAGATGAGCGATTCAGTCCCAAGAAACTATCAGAGTTGATAGAGAATTCGGTCCAGGCTATTGTACATTTCCCTCTCCCTGAGGCACAATCCATCGACGAGCAAGAATCCAATAGTTTTGAGTCATTGGAGGAGATAAAAGACATTTTCTCTAGACACAAAAGGCAAGGAGTAGAGGGATGGATTGCAGAGAAACTGAAGAGTTTAGTATCAGATGAtcttttcaaagaaattaaggAAGCAAGCAAAAAAGATCCCATGAAATTTCcattaccaaaaataatagaAG aaaacgAACTGGCATGGAAGGATGACGAGGAGTTCGCACGCCAAATGCTGTCCGGAGTCAATCCAACAGTAATCAAAGGCTTGGAG GTGTTCCCCCCACAAAGCAGAAATGGAGTCTGGAGTTCAATAAAGGCATCACACATACAGCACAATCTTGATGGTCTCACTATTACAGAG GCAATGAACCAATGGAGGATCCTCATCCTGGATCACCATGACTATCTCTTGCCATTTTTAAACAGAATAAACACAAAGGGCATTTGTGTTTATGCATCCCGGACTCTGTTGTTCCTAAGGGATGATCATACACTAAAACTATTGGCAATAGAACTAAGTTTGCCTGGCTCCTCTGCTGACATGGAGATCAATAGGGTGTTTCTACCAACAACTCAGGGGACAGAAGCAGCACTTTGGCTTCTTGCTAAAGCTCATGTTGCAGTTAATGACTCTGCCTATCATCAATTAATCAGTCATTG GTTAAACACTCATGCAGTAGTTGAGCCATTCATTATCGCCACCAGAAGGCAGTTAAGTGTGATGCACCCAGTCCACCGGCTACTGGATCCTCATTTTAAAGACACCATGCACATAAATGCATTGAGCCGGAGTATCATCATAAACTCTGGTGGGatccttgagaaaatattgtttACTCAAGAAATCTCAATGGAGTTATCTTCAGCAATTTACAGAGACTGGAGATTTGATGAACAAGGCCTTCCTGCTGACTTAATCAAAAg AGGCCTGGCTCTAAAAGATCCAGATAATCCCACCGGGGTTTATCCACTCTTAGAAGACTACCCTTATGGTGCAGATGGACTTGAGATATGGACTGCCATCAAGACATGGGTCACAGATTTTTGTTCACTCTTCTACACTGATGACGATTCTGTCAGGTCTGATGTGGAAATACAAGCATGGTGGTCAGAGATTAAAAATGTGGGTCATGGTGATAAGTGCAATGAGACATGGTGGTATCCACTGACAACTTTAATGGACCTAATAGAGGCTCTGACCACTCTGATATGGATTGCTTCAGCTCTTCACGCTTCAGTCAACTTTGGCCAATATGCATATGCTGGTTACCCACCAAATCGTCCCACACTATGTCGACAATTCATTCCAAATGAAGGAACACATGAATTTGCTGCTTTCCTTAAAGATCCAGATGGATACTATCTTAAAATGCTGCCTGCAAGATTTGAGATGACCATTGGTGTAGCATTGATAGAGGTACTCTCTCAGCACACATCAGACGAAGTGTATATAGGTCAGAAGCCATCACCAGAGTGGACAGACAACGAAGAGGTTCGACAAAGATTTGAAAAGTTTCGTGAGAATCTTCAGAAGGTAGAGAGAAAAATTTTGGTAAGGAACAGGGATCCCAAGCTGAAGAACAGAAAAGGACCTGCCAAGATACCATACAAACTTTTGTACCCCGATACATCAAATATAGGAATTGGAAGAGGTATCACAGGAAAGGGGATTCCTAACAGCATATCCATCTAG